The Porites lutea chromosome 11, jaPorLute2.1, whole genome shotgun sequence genome includes a region encoding these proteins:
- the LOC140951482 gene encoding uncharacterized protein: MDEGSVESLAEVFRCFICMEKLRDARLCPHCSKMCCFLCIRRWLTEQRPQCPHCRASLHLHELVHCRWVEEVTQQLDSLQLTGPPKTKDEADKDRCDIHHEKLSVFCSTCKQCICHQCALWGGMHSGHTFKPLDEVYDQHVSSITDEVAALRRRLMELISLVQEVERNVESLREAKEERVREIRNAVELMIARLDTQLKSKLLTLMGQKNSLTQETELLESLLQEVEHQLHSCSRSELIAKSGELLQMFNQVHRKPMASFVSPPIPADFSSEIVPGYDTSTFCITNFSLLRRKADPVYSEPLNVSGLSWRLKVYPDGNGVVRGNYLSVFLELSAGLPETSKYEYRVEMIHHASPDSSKNIVREFASDFEVGECWGYNRFFRLDLLGSEGYLNIANDTLILRFQVRPPTFYQKCRDQQWYINQLETGQTQYIQQINDLKERLAIELSRNHPSTAASAAAAAAAAGSISDTSYVSLLEQSLDNIEDDNDLVVTRQQGDSQVVVRQGQSARPRVTVHTAVDVETASGPSLPASEEGEEVVDGDTNEDEEDGDEEEEEEEENEEEICADSGEEEQEVQGRGEAEEDTSEPEASEEDSSLRVEALEEEAVTPECLHSSESPREEQPAPPHKDQNEAWSVEDVHLEFFDINCMPEQREEVQAKPDGSSSQASCATCHSSNQGPVIDAEERALLNLLRFDNRGPRGSRWNASAVSRRYVTLVGWPKRGDEERMKHRDRVKKRVRLEKTNSMLERLQSCLNRAEAHKAAAASLDSAKALEESLLNGSQNKLSKSGNVRPHRRGASLPSLDTASSKKAGGVTACSMAPDHDVGCVSPEPDISVPHHLPEMDTDTPRSRNKDTKRKVHRTSTSPSLVGSEGLQLSSQLLSDLKRASTINKTYRMRYSATEEELLQSLSNVTQSVPAQDCKVDSTLPLPDDYLPSFSSLPGSSPGGGGEYHLVHISPDELGDNSPPTSPPTVMTRKRSSPTASNSSRESENSSTGASGSSSPQLNDSGTQEERGRVDAN, from the exons ATGGACGAGGGATCAGTAGAG AGCTTAGCAGAGGTCTTCAGATGTTTCATCTGTATGGAGAAGCTGCGAGATGCAAGGCTATGCCCACATTGTTCCAAAATGTGTTGTTTTCTATGCATAAGG CGATGGCTTACAGAACAAAGACCCCAGTGTCCACATTGCAG AGCTTCTTTACATCTTCATGAGCTCGTTCATTGTCGATGGGTTGAAGAAGTTACACAG CAACTGGATTCTCTTCAGTTAACTGGGCCTCCAAAAACCAAGGATGAAGCAGATAAAGATAG ATGTGATATTCACCATGAGAAGCTTAGTGTTTTCTGCAGTACCTGCAAACAATGTATCTGTCACCAGTGTGCCTTATGGGGTGGAATG CACTCTGGACACACATTCAAGCCTTTGGATGAAGTGTATGACCAACATGTCTCCTCTATTACTGATGAG GTTGCTGCATTAAGGCGAAGACTTATGGAACTTATTAGCCTGGTGCAAGAAGTG GAGCGCAATGTTGAAAGTTTACGAGAAGCTAAAGAGGag CGTGTCCGTGAAATCCGTAATGCAGTGGAATTGATGATAGCAAGGCTAGATACTCAACTGAAGAGTAAACTACTGACTCTTATGG GACAAAAGAACTCACTAACTCAGGAGACAGAATTATTGGAATCATTGTTACAGGAAGTTGAGCATCAG ctTCACTCATGTTCCAGAAGTGAACTGATTGCAAAAAGTGGGGAACTTCTGCAAATGTTTAATCAG GTTCATCGAAAGCCAATGGCATCTTTTGTGAGCCCTCCAATACCAGCTgacttttcaag TGAAATTGTGCCTGGATATGACACTAGCACATTCTGCATCACAAACTTCAG TTTACTGCGGCGGAAGGCAGATCCTGTTTATAGCGAGCCTCTAAATGTCAGTGGTCTAAGCTGGAGACTCAAAGTTTATCCA GATGGTAATGGTGTGGTCAGAGGTAACTACCTGTCAGTGTTTTTGGAACTTTCAGCTGGATTGCCAGAGACATCCAA aTATGAGTACCGTGTTGAAATGATACACCATGCCTCTCCAGACTCCAGCAAGAATATTGTGAGGGAATTTG CATCTGACTTTGAAGTTGGTGAATGCTGGGGTTATAACAGGTTTTTTCGGCTGGATCTCTTG GGAAGTGAAGGCTACCTAAACATAGCTAATGATACATTGATTTTGAGATTTCAAGTGAGACCCCCAACATTCTACCAGAAGTGTAGAGATCAGCAGTG GTATATCAACCAACTGGAGACTGGCCAAACTCAGTACATCCAACAGATTAATGATTTAAAGGAG CGACTTGCTATTGAACTGTCCAGGAATCACCCATCTACAGCAGCATCAGCAGCGGCAGCAGCTGCAGCTGCTGGAAGCATCTCGGACACTAGTTATGTGTCACTGCTAGAACAATCGCTGGACAATATTGAGGATGACAATGACCTTGTGGTTACTAGGCAACAAGGTGACTCACAGGTAGTAGTGAGGCAAGGACAGTCTGCAAGGCCACGTGTTACAGTACACACTGCTGTGGATGTAGAAACTGCCTCAG GTCCCAGTCTGCCTGCATCGGAGGAAGGTGAAGAGGTGGTTGATGGAGACACtaatgaagatgaagaagatggtgatgaggaggaggaggaggaagaagaaaatgaGGAGGAGATTTGTGCAGACAGTGGTGAAGAGGAACAGGAAGTGCAAGGGAGGGGTGAGGCTGAAGAGGACACTTCTGAACCGGAAGCCAGTGAGGAGGACTCGTCTTTGAGAG TTGAGGCTCTAGAGGAGGAAGCTGTCACACCTGAATGTTTACACAGCTCTGAGAGTCCGCGGGAAGAACAGCCAGCTCCACCGCACAAAGATCAGAATGAAGCATGGAGCGTTGAGGACGTTCACCTGGAATTCTTTGACATCAACTGCATGCCTGAGCAGCGTGAAGAAGTGCAAGCGAAGCCAGATGGATCGTCTTCTCAGGCAAGCTGTGCTACGTGTCATTCCTCTAACCAGGGTCCTGTTATTGATGCAGAGGAAAGAGCGCTGCTAAATCTGCTAAGGTTTGACAACAGGGGACCAAGAGGTTCGCGATGGAATGCTTCTGCAGTGTCCAGGAGATATGTGACTCTTGTTGGATGGCCCAAGCGGGGGGATGAAGAGAGGATGAAACACAGAGACAGGGTGAAAAAGAGGGTGCGGTTAGAGAAGACCAACAGCATGTTGGAGAGGCTGCAGAGCTGTTTAAACCGGGCAGAGGCTCATAAAGCAGCTGCGGCTTCTCTTGACAGTGCTAAAGCCCTGGAAG AATCGCTGTTGAATGGCAGCCAAAACAAGTTGTCAAAATCTGGTAACGTCAGACCTCATCGCAGAGGTGCCTCACTTCCAAGCTTGGATACTGCTTCATCCAAAAAAGCTG GTGGAGTCACAGCTTGTAGCATGGCTCCTGATCATGACGTAGGATGTGTTAGTCCCGAACCTGACATTTCAGTACCTCATCACTTACCAGAAATGGACACAGACACTCCACG CTCTCGAAATAAAGATACTAAACGGAAGGTACATAGAACCAGCACTAGCCCCTCTTTGGTTGGAAGCGAAG GTCTTCAGTTGAGCTCTCAGTTGTTGTCAGATCTAAAACGTGCTTCAACTATCAATAAAACCTACAGAATGAGATACTCTGCAACTGAGGAAGAACTTCTGCAGTCGCTAAGCAACGTAACTCAGTCTGTTCCTGCACAAG attgTAAGGTAGACTCAACATTACCATTACCAGATGACTATCTTCCTTCCTTCAGTTCACTGCCTGGTTCCTCCCCTGGTGGAGGGGGAGAGTATCACTTGGTACATATCAGTCCTGATGAGCTGGGTGATAACTCACCCCCCACCTCTCCCCCCACAGTAATGACTAGAAAGAGAAGCTCGCCTACAGCTAGCAACAGCAGCAGAGAATCTGAGAATAGCTCCACAGGTGCCTCCG GAAGCTCAAGTCCTCAGCTAAATGACAGTGGTACACAAGAAGAGAGAGGGCGAGTTGATGCTAACTAA
- the LOC140951481 gene encoding uncharacterized protein — MATSTVLSNWKGRCLFEARVLGSFASGYKISSMLNNFLRPVVCFSRNFAIKVTFPWTQNSTDFYPKDPFIHRLCGSVLLYRKMKLAPDGQLNPKEFLKTAKDCIMIMSGLVSQMDPDGMMSDLLGPRLDKIFKDAFATILENNLILRLEVSSVSNLHIAAVRNTLGPSEPSRDCYVKNGLGQRLFLEPDHIEELKGSILLPPEILGKFVHKFQIGVKFVTEEKFYIRTSDGQIVQGSENSAISHHMWLFESPFCKERLLRNEYPLSWRVVDMDQCVQFRLPLYRPLSSYFENKRNL; from the exons atggcgacCTCCACTGTCCTTTCTAATTGGAAGGGTAGATGTTTATTTGAAGCGAGAGTTTTAGGAAGTTTTGCGAGTGGTTATAAGATCAGTAGCATGCTGAACAATTTCTTGAGGCCTGTTGTGTGTTTCAGCCGGAATTTTGCAATCAAAGTGACGTTTCCTTGGACTCAAAATAGCACAG ATTTTTATCCCAAAGATCCATTTATTCACCGACTGTGTGGGTCAGTGCTTCTCTACCGTAAAATGAAGTTGGCACCTGA TGGCCAACTAAATCCAAAGGAAtttcttaaaactgcaaag gACTGTATCATGATTATGAGTGGTTTAGTTTCTCAGATGGATCCTGATGGGATGATGAGTGATCTGTTAG gtCCAAGACTAGATAAGATTTTCAAAGATGCATTTGCAACAATATTAGAAAATAACTTAATCTTACGTCTG GAGGTGTCAAGTGTCTCAAATCTTCACATCGCAG CTGTTCGCAATACTCTAGGGCCATCAGAGCCCAGCAGAGACTGTTATGTAAAGAATGGTCTGGGGCAGAGGTTATTTCTTGAGCCAGATCATATAGAAGAGCTAAAAGGAA GCATTCTTCTACCACCAGAGATACTTGGAAAATTTGTTCATAAATTTCAAATTGGCGTAAAGTTTGTGACAGAAGAAAA GTTTTACATCAGAACAAGTGATGGCCAAATAGTGCAAGGCTCAGAAAACTCAGCCATTTCACATCACATGTGGCTTTTTGAGTCTCCATTTTgtaaagagagactgctcagaAATGAATACCCACTATCATGGAGAGTGGTGGACATGGACCAGTGTGTGCAGTTTAGACTGCCTCTTTATAGACCACTTTCTTCCTACTTTGAAAATAAGCGGAACTTATAG